A single genomic interval of Caretta caretta isolate rCarCar2 chromosome 23, rCarCar1.hap1, whole genome shotgun sequence harbors:
- the CALM3 gene encoding calmodulin-3 — protein sequence MADQLTEEQIAEFKEAFSLFDKDGDGTITTKELGTVMRSLGQNPTEAELQDMINEVDADGNGTIDFPEFLTMMARKMKDTDSEEEIREAFRVFDKDGNGYISAAELRHVMTNLGEKLTDEEVDEMIREADIDGDGQVNYEEFVQMMTAK from the exons ATG GCCGACCAGCTGACTGAAGAGCAGATAGCAG agTTCAAGGAGGCCTTCTCCCTGTTCGACAAGGATGGGGACGGCACCATCACCACCAAGGAGCTGGGGACGGTGATGaggtccctgggccagaaccccaccGAAGCAGAGCTGCAGGACATGATCAACGAGGTGGATGCGGATG GGAACGGCACCATCGACTTCCCAGAATTCCTGACCATGATGGCGAGGAAGATGAAGGATACGGACAGCGAGGAAGAGATCAGGGAGGCATTCCGGGTCTTTGATAAG GACGGGAACGGCTACATTAGCGCGGCGGAGCTGCGCCACGTGATGACGAACCTGGGAGAGAAGCTGACCGATGAGGAGGTAGACGAGATGATCCGAGAGGCTGATATCGATGGAGACGGGCAGGTCAATTATGAAG agtTTGTGCAGATGATGACCGCAAAGTGA